GGCGGCTTGGAGGTGGATCTTTGCCTTTGAGAAGAGGCCCCTACTCCACTCGGAAAGACGAAGCGCTGTCTTTTTGAGCTTGTGGTGCAGAATATGGTATGGCTCAGTGTGATCAACTCTTTCGCTCCACGCCCTTTGAACCACCTCAAAGAATCCGGGCATGGATACCCAGAAGTTTTCAAAATTGAAGACCCGAGGCCTTCGCGGTCCCTTGTCATCGGCAAGCAAGAGCGGGCAGTGGTCGGAGAGTGAGGAGGAGAGTGCATTCAGGATATGGGAGTTGAAGGTAGTATCCCATTCTGCATTATAGAAGAAGGAGTCCAGCTTGCTAAGGGTTGGGTTTACCCTCTCGTTGCTCCATGTGAATCTGCGGTTTTGGAGGTGGATTTCCTTGAGCTCACAGCTCTGGAGCGCTGCCCTGAAGCGATTTATCCTACTGCAATTAACATTTCTCTTGTTCTTGTCTCTCGCACGATAAATTTGGTTGAAATCTCCGGAAGCAAGCCAAGCCATCCCTGGCGGCGGCTTCTGACTCAGAAGCTCGGCAAAGAAAGCGTCTTTGCAGGAGTTGTCCGTGGGACCGTAGACGGAGGTGATTTTGAAGAGCACATCGGTCCCGCGCACACTAACCATGGCGGAAAGGCAATATGTATTGAGGGATATGTCGGACACGTCAACAAGAAGATCATCCCAGAGCAGCAAGATGCCTCCCCTAGTGCCAATTGCCGGTCTTTGCGCGAAACTGCGCAATCTCTGCCCGCCTAAAAAGGCGGCCGTGAACTGATCGACGTTGTCGAGCTTGGTTTCTTGTAGGCAAACAACATGGCAAGACGAAGAGGCGATCGTGGCATTGACAGTGGAGCGTCGATTTGGGCAGTTCAGTCCCCTCACATTCCAGCTCAGAAAATTAATCGGTTGCTCTAGCATTATATAACTGGAAACACCCTGGAGCTTGGCCATTTGATAGATGCAGATGCAGACGAACTAGCAAAGTTCAGAGCATCACTGATATAGCCAGGAAGCAAACCACATGCCATGCAAGGCATAACAACAGAGCCTGGCCCTCCGAATACGCTAACGGAGGCAACCCAAAGATTACATGGCCATAGGCCGACTACAACTAGCATGCTTGCAGAATAGCTAGTACCCTTGCACATGGACCAAACTCGTACAGGTACATGGATCTTTGCTAACATAGGAAACTGGGAACCCAATTTGAGCAGAAGCAGCGAAAGCTCAGcttgcctccagctgcgccactgcGTCGTCGCCGTTCTGCACCAGGTCAAGAGCACCTCCCCCACCATGAGCTATGAGGGCCTCCTCGACATCCACTGCGCTGCTGTCATCAAGCTTGAACAGCCCACGCATGGCCACGATCACGTCCGGCGACAGTTGGTCCTTGAAGCGGTCCGCGAAAGCATCCAACGCAGCGGCAGTGACGTCTTCCCCGTCTTTGACAATGCCCAAGCTGCGGCACACGAGGAGCTCGGCAGCCCTGGCTGCCGGGGCTGACTTAGGGCGAGCACCAGCCTTAGGCTTGCAGATGGAGAACCCACCGCCGGTCTTGGCTATGTTGATTCCAGCCATGGTCTTCCGACGAGCCGTCGGCGCCTTCGGCAGGCCTGGAGCAGGGGTCGGCAGGATCGCCTCTTGACGGTCTTCAAAGAGGGGCGCTAGGCACTGCAAGCCCACGGCACCACCCCCCGCAGCCGTCCTTCGCAGCCGCACCGGCGAGGGCGTGCGCCGCAAAGGGCCGCTGGAAGCAagtggaggcgtcggggaggcctcGAAGCCAGGCGGCTTGGCGGGCGAGAGCAGCGGCGCCTGAAGGGAGTCCGGTGCACAGAGGCGGAGCAGCACATGGCTTGGCCGCGCCTGCGAGAGCGGGGATGGGCGATCATCACTTCTTTTGGACCGAGGCGGTGTTGGCAGCACCGTTGTTGGCGACAGCGGAGGGGAGGCAGGCGGCGTGCGGGCCTCCTGGGAACGACGCCGCGCCAAGCGTGGCGATAGCTGGCGTGTCGGACTGCGGCCACGCCCAGGAGCAGGCAGAGGAGGGGCCTGCACCGGGAGCAACTCCAGGCCGTGGGCAGCGTCTCCACTGCCAGAGCTGGAGCCCAGAAGCACCATGGAGGGCGGATCCTCGACGGCTGGCTCGGCAGAGCGACGACAGCCTCCACCATCACGGCGGCCATCGCGCCCCTCGTCGCGGCGGTTGTCGCGTGATGCATGCCTTGGCTGGCGAGAGAGGCTACGTCTGATGCGGTCGCCCCAGCCCTCGCGGCTTCGCGAGTTGTCGCGTCCGCGACGCTCCCTGTCGTCACGGCCGCGACCAGGGTCGTCATCGCGGTCACGCCTGCGGTGCTCGATAGGGCGTGTGATGCGCTCCCGCGGGTCACGAGCCAGTCGCTCGCCATCGATGACACCCTTCTGGAAGTTGTACCCCTTGGAGACGATCTTTGGCCCTTGCGTGGGGTCTTCGTGGATGGAAAGGTGAATAATCACCCTCCGCTCCAGGCCGCGACGTCCGACGATCGGCTGACCCCCCGCGCGCGCCGGCAGGGTCACCCAGTTCACGCGTGGCACGTTTGCCGGCGATGCCGTCCACGCCCACACCCCCAGGACCTCAGTGTCCGTCTTGAGCTTAGAAGCGGTCTCGATGTAGTCGATGGAGCACCCTGGCCCGATGGCCTGCGCGACGGCGTAGTCGTCCCACGCCTGCAGCGGGAGCCCGTCCAGGCAGAGGCGGACATGGTGGACAAGGTCCACGTTCTCCGAGTGTGCTTCGAGCCTCCATGGACGCATCTGCAGCCTGGTGTCGCGGAACTTCAGGTCCCGACGCCCGGACGCGTCGGCGCAGTGGTGCTGGTGGAAGAAGCGCACTAGGAAGGCCTCCGGGAAGTGCTTGACCACACAGACGTCGTCCGGCAGCATGCCCATCTCCTCGACGATGGCAGCAGCGATGTCGTGCGTGGATGCCCTGAGGTCGCGGTCGAGCCAAGCAACCACAGCGTTCGAGCCAAGAAGCGCCGCCTCCTGATGCATAGCCGGCGTCGCGTGGATCACGGTGAACACCTCGGCCGGCCGAAGCGAGTGGTCTCCATTCCACGCCATGGTGCGGGGATGGGCTTGGAGGCGAGTGGCAGCTGTCGGCGATGGAGACGAAGAAGAGGGGTGCACAGCCGCCGATGGCGCCGCACGCGGTGGAGAGGGGCGGTTGGGGCGCGCACCAGAGGCGGAGGGGCGGCCGAGGCACGAGCTGGAGGCGCCCGGACGGAGGTGCGGGGCAGGCTTGTTGAAGCAGTTCCTCGCGCGGTGGCCGGACTGAAAGCAACGGCGGCAAGTGATTTGGTTGCAGCACACCGCTTGTCGATGGTGGGGGGAGAGGCAGCGGAAGCACAGCCCTTTAATCCAGTCCGGGATGGGATGGCGCGGCTTGAATGGCGTAGCAGGAAAAGCCGGCCGGCGCGGCCGACGGGACGCGACGGTGACCCAGCCATCCTCCGCCTCGAGCCCCGTAGCGGCCGCTCGCGTTGAATGCGCATTTAGGGCGCCCGCACCCCCGCCACGAACTCGATCCGCCCAGCTGGTGGAGTTATTGCGCGTAACCAGCCCAGCCGATGCGGCATTGAAGGCAGGCGCATGGTCAGCAGGAGCAACGCGAGCCGCGGCGTGGAGCAGCTCAGGAGGGGTCTCGGGCACGCAAGACACCTCCCGCGGGTCGCGCGCCGGCCCacccggcggaggaggcggcggcgtggccagcatccgaTCCAGATCGAGATCCGGGGCAGCGCGATGCCCAGCGAGCGCGGAGGGCGGGAAGGCCCACAGCAGGGTGGGAGCGGCGAGGCCATGGGGAGGGCGCCGGGGGGAGCAAGGATGGGTGGCCGTAGGCGCCGGAGTGGCGACCGCCGGGGATGGCTGGTGGGCTGCTGGGATGGGGTGGAGGCTGTCGCGAGAGCGAGAGCGTGGGCGAGGCATGGCCTGGAACTTCCTCGCACTAGCCCCCGCGATGATATATGAAGCCCTAGGTTTTTGGGTGAAGACAAGGGAGTTTGACGCCCGCTGCATCATTTAGAACTCTCCATATTTGAGTAATAGATGGACATGGAATTATTGCATGGAAGATAGACTCGTCATTATTTCCACAAAATGCATATGCCCCAATAAGTTCAATATGTCGTCTCTTTAAAACACCCATGGTAGGAATGAACTCATGAAGTACCCTCCACCAGAAATGCTTGACTTTTGGAAGAACTTTCAATTGCCGGCATTGCCTCGACATGGGGTGAACAGAATCTCACGATGATGTTGGGTCAATATGCCGATGTGCAGCTACACTATTCAATAGACAATGATAGGCTGAGCGCACCGAATACATACCATGCTTCTCGAAGGCCCAGACTAAGGTGCCACAGTCCGGTCCTCCTAAAGGAATAGAGAGGATGTgtgtgacagaattcttcaatataGATGAAAAACCTTCAGCACGTAATAGAAATAAATACGGTGATATGAGATCACCTTGTCTAAGTCCTCTGGATGACTTGAAGAACCTTGAATATTCCCCATTCACACGCACAGGAAATGAGACCGTACGAGCACATTCCATTATTCTTTGGATTTACGATCCACATGTAGCAACAGAATTAGATGAATGACCAccccacaaaaaaaatgaatatccAAAGATGAAACATCCTTTAGGTCGATATCTTTTTCTTGAACTTTCAAGATATATAAATCCGCGTGTCACTCAATCTTTGAGCTGAGGAATTAGAGGTGAGGATTCTACGTAGCAGTTTGGAGGGTCAGGCAGTGCCTGAATCTGAGCCCCGTTCCTGGTCTCCAGCATCTGCACCACTTGGTGCATGGTCGGCCGCAGCTGCGGGTTCGGCTCGATGCACCAGAGCGCCACGCGCGCGAACTGCTCTACCTTCTCCACGTCCTCTACGGTCTCAACCTCCGCATCGCCGTCTAGCATCAGCTCCGTCCTTCGCGCGACCACTAGCTGCGCCGCCCAGCCGAACAGCGTGACCGTCTCATCGTCATCTACTGTGCCCGTCGGCAGGTTGTCCTGCACCACACGCTCCTGGCACCTCCGGCAGCAGATCATCTCCAGCAGCACAACACCGAAACTGTACACGTCCGCCTTGGTGTCGACGCGCGCTTCGCTGCGGAGCCACTCGGGCGCGATGTACCCTCTGGTGCCCCTGATATGGGTCACCGTGGTGTGCACTTGCTGGCTCCCCAGCAGCTTGGAGATCCCGAAGTCGGTGATCCTCGGGACGCCGTGGTCGTCTAGCAGGATGTTGTCAGGCTTAATGTCGCAGTGGATGACCGGGGCGCTGCAGCCGTCGTGGAGGTACTCGAGCCCCCGGGCGATGGCCAGGGCGGCCTCGGCACGCCAGCACCATGGAGGCCGCCTCTCTTGGTTGACGAAGAGGGCTCCACGTAGCGACCCGCCAGGCATGAACTCGAAGACCAGCATCCGATGCTTGCCTTCTTTGCAGTAGCCGATCATACGGACCAGGTTCCGGTGGTGGATCTGCCCGATGGACTGCACCTCGTTGGTGAACTCCTGCTCGCTGTACTCGTTGGAGTCGATGAGCTTCTTCACCGCAATGGGGTGTGGCTGCGGCGATCTTATCGTCCCTTTGTAGACCTCCCCGAAGCTCCCTTTGCCCAACAGTTTCTGAAAGCCGTTGGTGGCTTGGTGTAGCTCTTTCCAGCTGAACGCTCTCACGCCATAGTTCAATGGCCGCTGGCTATCGCCGTCCCCGACGAGGTAGCGCCGTGCCACGAGGCCGCTGATGGTGATCAACAGGAGGCCGGAGACGCAAAGGGTGGCGATCTTGTAGGGACGTAGCATCTTTCTCGTTGCCGCCGACGGTCCATCCGTGTAAGGAGCATTCCCCTTGCGCACTTTGATCAGCGTCGTCGTCGTGATGTCGTCCGCCCGCCGGCCGTACGTGAGCGCCCCCACCTCTGCGCAGTCGGATCCGTTGATCATCAGCGCGGCCGCGCAGTAGCAGTGGCTGAGGCAGTAGCTCCTGCACTGCTCCTCCGTGACCGACGGGTACTTCTTGTGGTACAGCGAAATCTCCCAGGTGGTGTTGGGCATCTCGACGAACGAGAACTCGTCGGAGCCGCCGTTCTCCCCGCCGCAGCTGCTGTGCGGCTCCAACTCCGGCGTGCAGCCGCTGTCGGTGTGCTGCGCGTCCACGTAAGTGTACCCGCTCGGGCACAGGCAGCTGAGCCGATCTCTGGTCTCCACGCAGTAAGACCCTGGGCCGCACAGGCCCTGCCTCAAGGACGTTATCTTGGTGCAGCCTCCGTCGCCGGGGAGCGCTCCCGACACCGTCCAAGGCGTGTTTCCGCCGCCGTTTCTAGGGCGGGTGTAGGTACGGACGATGCCGTCAGTGTCCATCCTGGCGAAGTGCAGGTAGTCGCCGCCATGGCTGCCGGAGCTGCTCGCCGGCGGCGAAATCAAGCTGTGAATGGTGCCATCGTGAAGCGTGTAGTTGAGAAAGCCCCGGTCGTCCAGGGTGACGGTCGTGTTGTCGCCGGAGCCGTACGTGTTGGTGGCCCAGTAGGAGTTGTGCTGTATGTGACCGGTGAAGAGGTCGATGCAGAGGACGACGTTGCCGTCGGGCTGGGCCGCCAGGCTGAACCGCCCCGTGGCGAACTCCGCGTCCGCGCGCTTGGAGAAGAGATACCCCCCGAGCGGGGACCCTGGCGACGGAGCCAGGGGCTGCCCGGGCAGCAGCGTGTCCGTCGGGTACTGGAAGCTCTCCCAGAGCACGGTGTCCCCGTCGCCGCCGAGGAACCGAGCATTGCCAGAGTCGCTCAGCGCGAGCACGGACCCGCGTTGCATGCTGGGGGTCGGGGCCCTCCACAGCTCCTGGCCGCTGCCGTCGGTGAGCGTGAGGTGGCCGTCGGCCGTGACGCTGAGGACGGACTCGTTGGTGGCGATCGGCGTGTCGCCCATGGTCGTCTTTTTCGCAAACCACACTACAGACTGCGGCTGGGAGGAGCTGCCGTCGTCCCCGAGGTGGAACCACGTGGCGAGGATGAACTTGGTCGGGTCGGAGTCGAGGGCGCGGAAGCCGAAGGCGAAGCCGCCGGACGGGCTGGTGATGTACCCGGGCGGCGTCAGGGCGTCTCCCACGGTCAGGTTGGTTCGCGCCATGGCCACCGGCAGCAGACCGGTTTGCTGGGCGGCGAGGCAGAGGAGAGCAAGGCGGGGCAGCAGCGCGTGCATGTGCATGATCGACGCGCGCAGCTTCGTGCTCAGGTATCAGCGCGTACGTACTACGTGCTGCTGCTCCTCCGTAACCTCTGGCCGTTACCTTAATGGCGTGTGGCCTGCCCCCACCTCTGTGTGCTGCGTTCTTTTTTCTATatctttggtcaaagtagagatgttTTGATTTTAAGCAAAACCTACATGCAGACTAAAAGAACGGAGAGAGAGTATTTGCCAAATAGAAATGGTCAGGCCTCCCCTGACCTTACGGCAACGCCACTCGGTGGCAAAAGGCTAGAAATTGTCTCGTCTTTCGCCAAGTACGTCATGGCCGGCGATCGAGAACTTTGACGGAGCCATCGGCCATGGCGCGtcaaaataaaaggaaaaaccGGGACATgaccgaccgaccgaccgaccgaccgacGGGATGCCGCCGCTCATTTCCCCTCCCCGACCTCTAAACTCTATCTCTGGCTGCCATGGCTCCGCGGATAGTCAGGTATGGGTACACACGCCCGCTGCCCATCGCCAAGTACACCGCCGTGCGTCCCACTCCCCAGCCCCGTCATGTATGTTTTGAATTAGAATGATCGAATCCATTGATCGATGGTTACAGGCCCCCTTTTATACGTCCCGAAGAGACACGGCGATCCCTCGAGGGGGCGTCGGTTCCAGGAGATCGAAGGAAGGCGTCGGTTGCGGGACAAACCGCAACCACGGTTTGGGCAAGGGGAGATTTTCCCCTAATTACAGAATTAGTCTTAACACTTCCCCTAATCTAGGCTGGACCATGTAGATCATCTTCACTATTGTTCAGGAGGTTCTATCATCTCAAAAGATTCTCCTTCAAAAGTTCTtcataaaatctttgatgagatcATGAAACATATACTCACAAAGAAAGATAGTATAATGTGATGTGATTAAAATGAGGATATCTCAAGAAGAGACTCCCCCTGACACCTGCAAGTCCCTAAGTCTTCAcataccaattccatgaacacATTTCTAGAATGTAAATTTTGGTAGAGACTTGGTAAATAAATCAGCAAGGTTGTCGCATGATTTGACTTGCAGAATGCTTATTTCTCCGCTTTTCTGAAGATTATGGGGGGAAAACCATTTAGGAGAAATATGCTTGGTGATATTACTCTTGATGTATCCTGTTTGCATCTGCGCAACACATGccgcattatcttcatagataatggtaggTGATCCTATCGAACCAATTCCACATGACTGTTGTATGTGGTTTATCATTCTGCGAAGCCATACACATTCACATGTTACTTCAAATAATGGAATTATTTCAGAATGATTGGTAGATGTTGCCACCAGAGTCTGTTTCGAAGACTTCCATGATATAGCAGTGCCACCATGTAGGAACATGAAACCAGTTTGAGATCTGGTATTATGGGGATCAGACAAATATCCAATCATATCAGAGTCCTGATTTTTCTGGAACTGGAAAAATAGACCAAGATTCTTtgtgccttggagatatcgaaagatattcttcACTCCAGACCAATGACGTTTGGTGGGAGCTGCGTATGTCTAGCAAGTAGATTCACTGCAAATGCAATATCAGGTCTTgtgcaatttgcaagatacataagcgCTCCAACGGCACTGAGGTATGGAACTTCAGGTCCCAGCACCTCTTCTC
This portion of the Triticum dicoccoides isolate Atlit2015 ecotype Zavitan chromosome 7A, WEW_v2.0, whole genome shotgun sequence genome encodes:
- the LOC119333018 gene encoding G-type lectin S-receptor-like serine/threonine-protein kinase LECRK2, whose protein sequence is MHALLPRLALLCLAAQQTGLLPVAMARTNLTVGDALTPPGYITSPSGGFAFGFRALDSDPTKFILATWFHLGDDGSSSQPQSVVWFAKKTTMGDTPIATNESVLSVTADGHLTLTDGSGQELWRAPTPSMQRGSVLALSDSGNARFLGGDGDTVLWESFQYPTDTLLPGQPLAPSPGSPLGGYLFSKRADAEFATGRFSLAAQPDGNVVLCIDLFTGHIQHNSYWATNTYGSGDNTTVTLDDRGFLNYTLHDGTIHSLISPPASSSGSHGGDYLHFARMDTDGIVRTYTRPRNGGGNTPWTVSGALPGDGGCTKITSLRQGLCGPGSYCVETRDRLSCLCPSGYTYVDAQHTDSGCTPELEPHSSCGGENGGSDEFSFVEMPNTTWEISLYHKKYPSVTEEQCRSYCLSHCYCAAALMINGSDCAEVGALTYGRRADDITTTTLIKVRKGNAPYTDGPSAATRKMLRPYKIATLCVSGLLLITISGLVARRYLVGDGDSQRPLNYGVRAFSWKELHQATNGFQKLLGKGSFGEVYKGTIRSPQPHPIAVKKLIDSNEYSEQEFTNEVQSIGQIHHRNLVRMIGYCKEGKHRMLVFEFMPGGSLRGALFVNQERRPPWCWRAEAALAIARGLEYLHDGCSAPVIHCDIKPDNILLDDHGVPRITDFGISKLLGSQQVHTTVTHIRGTRGYIAPEWLRSEARVDTKADVYSFGVVLLEMICCRRCQERVVQDNLPTGTVDDDETVTLFGWAAQLVVARRTELMLDGDAEVETVEDVEKVEQFARVALWCIEPNPQLRPTMHQVVQMLETRNGAQIQALPDPPNCYVESSPLIPQLKD